The Argentina anserina chromosome 3, drPotAnse1.1, whole genome shotgun sequence genome includes a region encoding these proteins:
- the LOC126787417 gene encoding uncharacterized protein LOC126787417, protein MVLVSHQVDMNDEGRILGLQERLLWYHETNMLWGELESGQTTIALTPKHQHETDDLTGKVQKPTSGNERQPVEVCFAYADVDAAYKRAVDNGAVVVSAPEEKEWGQKVGYVRDPDGIVVRMGSYVNEPKHG, encoded by the exons ATGGTACTAGTATCGCACCAAGTTGATATGAATGATGAAG GTAGGATTCTAGGTCTCCAAGAACGATTGCTCTGGTACCATGAAACAAATATGCT atgGGGAGAGCTTGAAAGTGGGCAGACGACGATAGCATTAACGCCCAAACACCAGCACGAGACGGACGATCTCACCGGGAAAGTTCAGAAGCCGACCTCCGGGAATGAGAGGCAGCCGGTTGAGGTTTGCTTTGCATACGCCGATGTCGACGCGGCCTACAAA AGGGCGGTGGACAACGGAGCGGTGGTGGTGAGCGCGCCGGAAGAGAAAGAGTGGGGACAGAAAGTCGGGTATGTACGAGATCCTGATGGGATTGTGGTGAGGATGGGAAGCTACGTCAACGAACCGAAGCATGGTTAA
- the LOC126786077 gene encoding ubiquitin-conjugating enzyme E2 7 — protein sequence MAASQASLLLQKQLKDLCKNPVDGFSAGLVDENNIFEWSVTIIGPPDTLYEGGFFNAIMSFPSNYPNSPPTVKFTSELWHPNVYPDGRVCISILHPPGDDPNGYELASERWTPVHTVESIVLSIISMLSSPNDESPANVEAAKEWRDRRDDFKKKVGRCVRRSQEML from the exons ATGGCGGCCTCTCAAGCAAGCCTTCTCCTCCAGAAGCAGCTCAAAG ATCTTTGCAAGAATCCAGTGGATGGGTTCTCGGCGGGGCTGGTCGATGAGAACAATATTTTTGAGTGGAGCGTCACAATTATTGGACCTCCCGATACGCTTTA TGAGGGAGGATTTTTCAACGCAATCATGAGCTTTCCTTCTAATTACCCGAACAGCCCTCCAACAGTGAAGTTTACTTCAGAGTTGTGGCATCCCAATG TTTATCCTGATGGGCGTGTTTGCATTTCCATTCTTCATCCCCCCGGTGATGATCCAAATGGTTATGAGCTTGCTAGTGAGCGTTGGACACCTGTGCATACG GTTGAAAGCATAGTTTTGAGTATAATATCAATGCTGTCCAGTCCGAATGATGAATCTCCTGCAAATGTTGAAGCTGCT AAGGAATGGAGAGATCGGAGAGATGATTTCAAGAAGAAGGTAGGCCGTTGTGTGAGAAGGTCACAAGAGATGCTGTGA